TTCAACATGATCGTCATCTACACCGCGCTCAAGTCGGTGCCGACCAGCCTGTACGAGTCGGCCCGGATCGACGGCGCCTCCGAGCTGTCGATCGCCTGGCGCATCAAGATCCCGATCGTGATGCCGTCGCTGATCATGACCTTCGTCTTCTCGATGATCGCGACGCTGCAGGTGTTCGCCGAGCCGATCACGCTGAAGCCGCTGAGCAACACGATCTCGTTCACCTGGACCCCGCTGATGAAGGTCTACCGGGACGCGTTCGTCCGCAACGACATCTACGCCGCGGCCGCCACCTCGGTGGTCATCGCGGTAGCCACGTTCATCCTGTCCTTCGGCTTCCTCAAGCTCGTCGGCCGTCGCGCGTTCAACCAGGAGGACTGACATGACGGTTCTCGCCGCCCGCCCCGGCAAGCGGAAGACCAGCAAGATCGCCACCACGCTGCTGCTGCTCGGCGCCGCGTACTGCCTGCTCCCGGTGGTCTGGGTGCTGATCGCGTCGAGCAAGAGCTCGGGCGAGCTGTTCTCCACGTTCACCCTGGCGCCGAGCACCCACCTGTTCGACAACCTCGCCGACCTGAGCAACTACCGGGACGGCCTGTACTGGCGGTGGATGGCCAACACCGCGCTCTACGCCGGCGTCGGCGCGGCCGTCTCCACGTTCATCTCGGCGATGAGCGGGTACGCGCTTGCCAAGTTCGACTTCCCGGGCAAGGGCTTCGTGTTCAACGTGATCCTGGCCGGTGTCCTGGTGCCCGGCGTCATCCTGGCCATCCCGCAGTACCTGCTGCTGGCCAAGGTCGGGCTGACCAACACGTACTGGGCGGTGCTGCTGCCCAGCTTCAT
This window of the Actinoplanes oblitus genome carries:
- a CDS encoding carbohydrate ABC transporter permease, with amino-acid sequence MTVLAARPGKRKTSKIATTLLLLGAAYCLLPVVWVLIASSKSSGELFSTFTLAPSTHLFDNLADLSNYRDGLYWRWMANTALYAGVGAAVSTFISAMSGYALAKFDFPGKGFVFNVILAGVLVPGVILAIPQYLLLAKVGLTNTYWAVLLPSFISPYGIYLARIFAAAAVPGEILEASRIDGAGDWRTFLRVVLPMMRTGLVTVFLFQFVAIWNNFMLPYIMLGNDRLYPLTVGLNGLLNQGASQPSMYTAVVTGALVSIVPLIALFLTLQRYWQVDLAAGGVKA